A single Uloborus diversus isolate 005 chromosome 7, Udiv.v.3.1, whole genome shotgun sequence DNA region contains:
- the LOC129226159 gene encoding protein FAM114A2-like, with protein MDILTEGDPGLRKKRAAILEHLTLSQILREAKEKASGPSEISGEQLPPGPIYGQLLEDYQGLQHVEALEMLSKQSSARLRRMRDLTAKDPLLDKSLEEIKSICGDISVPSQDDPKAREDFETLVRRHMLEVDLPFSIESLLQYLF; from the exons ATGGACATCCTGACCGAGGGAGACCCTGGGCTCAGGAAGAAGAGGGCGGCCATTTTGGAGCACCTCACCCTCTCCCAG ATCCTAAGGGAGGCCAAGGAGAAGGCTTCGGGGCCCTCGGAGATATCGGGGGAGCAACTGCCCCCGGGGCCCATCTACGGCCAGCTGCTGGAGGACTACCAGGGACTACAGCACGTGGAGGCCCTGGAGATGCTGTCCAAGCAGAGCTCTGCGCGCCTGCGCAGGATGAGGGACCTGACTGCGAAGGACCCCCTCCTGGACAAGAGCCTGGAGGAGATCAAGAGCATCTGCGGGGACATTTCCGTCCCCTCCCAGGATGATCCCAAAG CGAGGGAAGACTTTGAAACGCTTGTGCGAAGACACATGCTCGAGGTGGATCTCCCCTTCAGCATTGAGAGCTTATTGCAG tatCTATTCTAg